CGGGCGCTGCCACCAGCACCAGCGCGCGGATGTCGCGGCAGCCCCGCGCCTTGAGCATGTCGACGGTGGCGATCATCGAACCCCCGGTGGCCAGCATCGGGTCCAGGATCAGCGCGGTGCGCTCGTCCAGGTGGCCGACGAAGCGGTCCACATAGGGCTCGGGCTGCAGCGTCTCGTGGTTGCGCGCCACGCCCACCACGCTGACCTTCGCGTTCGGGATCATGTCCAGCGCGCCATCGAGCATGCCCAGGCCGGCCCGCAGGATCGGCACCAGCGTGACCTTGCGACCGGCGATGCGCTCCACCGGAATTTCGCCGCACCAGCCGGTGACCGTGGCCGGCTCCAGCGGGAAGTCGGCCGTGGCCTCGTAGACCAGCAGCCGGGCGATCTCGCCGGTCAGCTCGCGGAACTTCTTGGTCGAGCCTTCCTCGCGCAGGAGGCCGACCTTGTGGCGAATCAGGGGGTGAGGAACGGCGAGGACGGGCATCGGGCGTGACGGCGGTGCGTGGCAACGCCCGCAGTGTACTCAGCCGGGTGTGTCGTTTTCACGATCTGCGTCAGCCTCCTCGGGCTCCACAGGCTCCTGCTCCTGCGCATCCTCTGCTTCCTGCGCCGCCGCCCGGCGCTGGCGCAGCGCCTCGTACAGGCACACCGCGGTGGCCACCGAGACGTTCAGGCTCTCCACCGCGCCGCTCATCGGGATGTGCACCAGCTGGTCGCAGGTCTGGCGGGTGAGCTGGCGCATGCCGTCGCCCTCGGCGCCCAGCACCAGGGCCACAGGGCCGGTGAGGTCCACGTCGTAGATCGACGCCTCGGCGTCGTCGCTGGCGCCGATCAGGCGCAGGTCGCGCTCCTTGAGTTCGCCCATCGTGCGCGCCAGGTTCGGCACCATGAAATAGGGCACCGTCTCGGCCGCGCCGCTGGCCACCTTGGCGACGGTGGCGTTGATGCCCGCGGCGTTCTTCTGCGGCGCGATCACCGCCTGCACGCCCGCGCCATCGGCCACGCGCAGGCAGGCGCCGAGGTTGTGCGGGTCGGTCACGCCGTCGAGCAGCAGCAGCAGCGGCACGCCGCCCACGGCCTCCAGCTCCTCCAGCAGCT
The Sphaerotilus microaerophilus DNA segment above includes these coding regions:
- the rlmB gene encoding 23S rRNA (guanosine(2251)-2'-O)-methyltransferase RlmB, producing the protein MPANLLFGFHALTVRLKIAPQTVRELYFDPSRRDARMRHFVERARAAGATLVESDDARLCKLAHSPRHQGVAARVDPLPQRHSIDELLEELEAVGGVPLLLLLDGVTDPHNLGACLRVADGAGVQAVIAPQKNAAGINATVAKVASGAAETVPYFMVPNLARTMGELKERDLRLIGASDDAEASIYDVDLTGPVALVLGAEGDGMRQLTRQTCDQLVHIPMSGAVESLNVSVATAVCLYEALRQRRAAAQEAEDAQEQEPVEPEEADADRENDTPG
- the upp gene encoding uracil phosphoribosyltransferase, with protein sequence MPVLAVPHPLIRHKVGLLREEGSTKKFRELTGEIARLLVYEATADFPLEPATVTGWCGEIPVERIAGRKVTLVPILRAGLGMLDGALDMIPNAKVSVVGVARNHETLQPEPYVDRFVGHLDERTALILDPMLATGGSMIATVDMLKARGCRDIRALVLVAAPEGIAALEKAHPDVRCWTAAIDSHLNADGYILPGLGDAGDRIFGTR